The Plasmodium chabaudi chabaudi strain AS genome assembly, chromosome: 14 genome contains the following window.
atatatatatttattttattaagaGATTCTCCGAtttatttactattttttttcattcctTCTTCCCCCTTAAAATTTTCCATAGatgattaaaaattttattggattttattaaaaatttatatacttttccCCCTTTGCACATGTATATTATCACCCTTTTACtcattaataatataaaccaTATTTAACTCGCTAATtatgcaaaaaatttaatttcttaatttttataaacatttttttaattattctattaagaaaaaaaaattaaattataagaGTAAAATACTTATCGATGCTTtgaaggaaataaaattgacaAGGGGTCAATAGATGCAACTAAGCTATGCAAAAATTGTGTTTAAAATAACTAAAATCGTGAATACGCGGATAAGGACGTAACTACACACACgcatatacaaatataccTAACCTATATATACCtacttatttattgttttctTTATACCTACTCCTAAATGAAAcgatataatgaaaaagatatCAATGCGAGAATCCAGAGAGAGCAGCAAAATGAATATGCTCGTGAAAGAATAAGGGCTGACATGAAACTTGACAACTACAGTAAGCTTCAAGCTACATCTGACGATAAAAATGAAGCAGcccaaaataaaaaacatgcTGAAGAactaataaaagaaaagtgTGTAGAAACAAATGAATGCAATAGTAAAAGAGAAGATGATTATGCCATGTCTGTTGATTTTGATAGTGAAAAAATCAAAGAGGAAAGAACCAGAAAATGccaattattaaatgaaaaacaaaaagaagaaaaagaaattgctgataaaatattgagAGAAAAGGCATTGCAACATGCTTTACAAAATGATGAAGGATATAAAAGGttaaaaggaaaattaGATGAAATGGCAACATTAAAAGTTAGagaaaatcaaataaaagatgccaaaatgctaaaaataaaagaaaaagaagaagaagaaagCAAGATAGGAGAacaaatagaaaaaattatgaaaaaagaagaacATGAGgatgagaaaaaaaaacaagcaaatcaagaaaaaattatggaaACACAAAAAGAACTACAACATCaaattgatgaaaatagtaaaaaaaagaaagaaaaatactatacaaatttaaaagaaagaaGTAATATAGATAATATTGTGAAATCTTATcaagaagaagaaaagaaaaaaaaagaagaggGCTTAATAAAAcagaaaaaattgttaaaagAATTTCAAGAACAAatcgaattaaaaaataaaaaaaaagaattagaaaaaaaaaatgcattagAAGAAGAATTAAGAAacaatgaatatattaaagaaagagaacaaaaaatgaaaaatttccataaaaaaaaagaagaaaaaagtatagaaaaacaaaaagttGTTAATGAATTAGCACATAAAGAATATCAAATacataaagaaaaagaaaacatggatgaattattaaataaattatatattgacGAACATgattttaaagaaaaacaaaaagaaattcaagaaaatgaaaaaaaattacaactcaaaaaagaaatgttAAAGCAATTAGAAACAGATATTAAGTTAAAAGAAGAAATTAGACAACATGAGAGAGAAGAAGATGAGCAaagaaaaatcaaaattttggaagagaaaaaaaaattagacaAAATTGATCAATATACTGatcaaaaaagaaaagaaaaattattacaataCAGAAAGGAAATTTATGAAGCCTTccaagaaaaaaaagatgccgttaaaaatgaaagaatACAAGAAGAACaggaaaaacaaaaaattatacaagaGCAAgcatattatgaaaatttaataaatcaagAAAAAGTTAAACTTCTAGATAAGTATAGCAAGGACATACTAAAAAATGTGCCAGAACatgaatatgataaaattaaaaataaaaattaatttattaatctAATGGCGGAAAGCAATTTGTAGAAAGTTTTTTcagtttaaataaaaaatgtatatatataaacaagtAAATGCAAAGGTATCAACGAATtagatttttttaaaataaataaatgaatggacaatataaaacatcAAAAATTAGTTAAAAAGTAAGTGTATTAGTCAGCACacgcatatatatatgcccATAATTGGACAAATTGATATTGCATGTGTGTAGTTCCAATGAACTTGGGCTAGCACAAATCGTATGTAAAATATCCTCACTACGTAAGGcgaatatacatatttgcaatttttaattataaaatagaaaaaataattttattgcatatatgaaaatagataattttatggatttttcattttattcattaaaaaaaatattactaaTCTTTACAATTTGGCCGTTTTTGCCTCTTCCAACCCAAAggagtatatttttatttataaatttcacaaatataattttttttttgatattatttCTTATGATATCTCGTtttgattttatatttttttttggaagTCTTATAATTCttctacaatttttttttcaaaaaatttattattactgtATTATGTTTAGAGATCCGTCAAGAGCCCATGAGGCCATGAAGTTTTGTGTCTGATTATGCATAATACCTATTGCATCTTTTTCATGTAATTTAATCTGTGTCTCTAATTTTGTAGTTATATAATCGAAACAATATAAGTACTGATTTTCTCCTAAacaatatacatatttataatttggaGAAAAACATgcataaacaaaattaacatAATTTTCACTATTCATATCATTATCCGTTATGTTGGTATATGtcttaataatttttccttTTAGATTCATAATATAGCAATAAGGTGATTTAGAGCATACCAAAATTAATTCGTCTAATGTTTTGGTTATtagtataatattaataactGCTGGGTATATAATTgtttcattaatattataatatacataaaaggAATTTATACATTCACATGTTTTgtgattatatataaaaattttaccTTCATCGGTACCACAAATCACTTTTGAATTAtctaatgtatatatagctGAATGAACAAGTGATGAATGATTTGTAAACTCttttaaacaatttaatGATTTTAATCCATGTATTTTAACTGTATTATCATAAGAACATGTTAATATTTGTGTTTGGTCAGCATTAAAATGCATAGATGTAATTGCATTAGTATGTGCATTAATTTGTCTTAAACAGGAACCTGTTTTTATCCtccatattttaataagcCCATTAGAATCACCActcaataatatttcatcgTCTTTACTTATACACAAACTAACAATTGCATTATCATGtgtcataattttattttctttttgatattctaaatccatatttaattttccaGTATACCAATTCCAAATTTCTATAAAACCATCTGATGTTCCAGTAATTAAATAATCCTTTTGATATGAAGAAATACAACATTCAACATTTGAATCGTTTCCAaaatttatactttttaatattttttcaggATATACATCAatagtttttatttcacttttttcgacatttctaaatatatcaaattcaccattcttatttttaataatattatgttCATTTTGCCATTTTAATGCCATACCTATTAAAGCGAGTAATCTTGATGGTGCACATGATGATATTTCATTGTTTATCATcatacataaattatttcttttttcatcttttgtCATACcatcatataatatatttttccctACACTATTGCCACTATTAACACTGCTCATTATGTCTACTagctttttatatttatatgaatattttttttccatccttttaaatattatacattcattcattatattttccgctaattctttttctttatattcaaTTAATTCACATATTAattgttcatatatattcattaatgTATCATCAGATAAATCTATAGtacttatattaaataatacatttttccAATCCCCTTTATTAATATCCcttattaaaatatcaaTATTACTTGTtgcatttaattttacatTGCTTTCTTCTtgtaatacataaaatgaTCTTATCAAATTGTTTTCCTTCAAGTATTGTAGTATTAGTCTAATTACATCGGTGGCTGACACATTTAGCGACTCCaccattttgttttcttttcaCCCTGGCTACAGCaatatgatgaaatatatatagtataataaaatcgGTATAAATAACAACTGGAGAAAACAATTTATTGGCTTTCTTATCTagttttttcaaaaataccTAATCTTATGGAATTAAACTAATCAATctgcataatatatttatacatgaACATTTCATAAATCGCTATTTGAATAACCTGTTCATTTCAGGACAAGTATAATTCAAATCGTGGTTTAATAAGTATTGAAAACCCAAAAGTTTATTAtagccaaaaaaaaaattaataacttTTCCCTcccttttatttatattatcatgttgtcaatacaaaaaaacatatcCATGTaagcattatttttttatgcataaacttttaattatttggtGAGCTTCACTCTATACAATGCGCCCAACAATCGAAGAaatagtaaataaaatatataaacaaaaatgaaaaaaaaaagagaaataactaaaaaattaaatatt
Protein-coding sequences here:
- a CDS encoding alternative splicing regulator, putative, which produces MVESLNVSATDVIRLILQYLKENNLIRSFYVLQEESNVKLNATSNIDILIRDINKGDWKNVLFNISTIDLSDDTLMNIYEQLICELIEYKEKELAENIMNECIIFKRMEKKYSYKYKKLVDIMSSVNSGNSVGKNILYDGMTKDEKRNNLCMMINNEISSCAPSRLLALIGMALKWQNEHNIIKNKNGEFDIFRNVEKSEIKTIDVYPEKILKSINFGNDSNVECCISSYQKDYLITGTSDGFIEIWNWYTGKLNMDLEYQKENKIMTHDNAIVSLCISKDDEILLSGDSNGLIKIWRIKTGSCLRQINAHTNAITSMHFNADQTQILTCSYDNTVKIHGLKSLNCLKEFTNHSSLVHSAIYTLDNSKVICGTDEGKIFIYNHKTCECINSFYVYYNINETIIYPAVINIILITKTLDELILVCSKSPYCYIMNLKGKIIKTYTNITDNDMNSENYVNFVYACFSPNYKYVYCLGENQYLYCFDYITTKLETQIKLHEKDAIGIMHNQTQNFMASWALDGSLNIIQ
- a CDS encoding meiosis-specific nuclear structural protein 1, putative encodes the protein MKRYNEKDINARIQREQQNEYARERIRADMKLDNYSKLQATSDDKNEAAQNKKHAEELIKEKCVETNECNSKREDDYAMSVDFDSEKIKEERTRKCQLLNEKQKEEKEIADKILREKALQHALQNDEGYKRLKGKLDEMATLKVRENQIKDAKMLKIKEKEEEESKIGEQIEKIMKKEEHEDEKKKQANQEKIMETQKELQHQIDENSKKKKEKYYTNLKERSNIDNIVKSYQEEEKKKKEEGLIKQKKLLKEFQEQIELKNKKKELEKKNALEEELRNNEYIKEREQKMKNFHKKKEEKSIEKQKVVNELAHKEYQIHKEKENMDELLNKLYIDEHDFKEKQKEIQENEKKLQLKKEMLKQLETDIKLKEEIRQHEREEDEQRKIKILEEKKKLDKIDQYTDQKRKEKLLQYRKEIYEAFQEKKDAVKNERIQEEQEKQKIIQEQAYYENLINQEKVKLLDKYSKDILKNVPEHEYDKIKNKN